The Chaetodon auriga isolate fChaAug3 chromosome 3, fChaAug3.hap1, whole genome shotgun sequence genome has a window encoding:
- the crtc1b gene encoding CREB-regulated transcription coactivator 1b isoform X3 encodes MASSNNPRKFSEKIALHNQKQAEETAAFEEVMKDLNITRAARLQLQKTQYLQLGQNRGQYYGGSLPNVNQIGNGNIDLPFQNSVLDTSRTTRHHGLVERVYRDRNRITSPHRRPLSVDKHGRQIDSCPYSSVYLSPPPDTSWRRTNSDSALHQSAMNPKPQEVFAGGSQELQPKRVLLLTVPGTENSESNADKDVQEQLWDDKKDDSSNPNTCDVPGINIFPSPDQELNPSVLPAAHNTGGSLPDLTNIQFPPPLSTPLDPEDTVAFPSLSSSNSTGSLTTNLIHLGISAASHGIPTSSQPTMTATAQRRQLPVVPLTLTSDLHLQQSPQQLSPTLSSPVNITQAVPTESLTLEQQLAQYPLFNQLTAQAQAQLLSDLQKQQQALSQGIQLITLPTLASPGTATASSPSPDSQSQTTASISVSSHIPVVGSIFGDSFYDQQLALRQTNALSHQLEQFNMIENPISSTSLYNQCSTLNYTQAAMMGLTGSSLQDSQQLGYSNHTNIPNIILTVTGESPPSLSKELTNSLAGVGDVSFDADSQFPLDELKIDPLTLDGLHMLNDPDMVLADPATEDTFRMDRL; translated from the exons atgGCGTCCTCTAACAATCCTCGCAAATTTAGCGAAAAAATCGCTTTGCATAATCAGAAACAGGCGGAGGAGACTGCGGCGTTTGAAGAGGTGATGAAAGACCTGAACATCACCAGAGCTGCACGG TTGCAGTTACAGAAGACCCAGTATTTGCAACTAGGGCAGAATCGTGGACAGTACTATGGAGGCTCACTGCCCAATGTCAATCAGATTGGAAATGGCAACATTGACCTGCCTTTTCAG AACTCGGTGCTGGATACCAGCCGGACAACCAGGCACCACGGGCTGGTTGAGCGTGTTTACCGTGACCGTAACCGCATCACGTCTCCTCACCGCCGGCCGCTGTCAGTGGACAAACATGGGCGGCAg ATTGACAGCTGTCCTTACAGCTCAGTTTACCTCTCCCCACCACCAGACACCAGCTGGAGAAG GACAAATTCAGACTCTGCCTTACACCAGAGCGCCATGAATCCAAAGCCCCAGGAGGTGTTTGCAGGGGGATCACAGGAGCTGCAGCCTAAACGAG TACTGCTGCTAACAGTGCCTGGAACGGAGAATTCAGAGTCAAATGCAGACAAGGATGTGCAGGAACAGTTGTGGGATGACAAGAAG GATGATTCATCAAACCCCAACACGTGTGATGTCCCAGGAATCAA TATATTCCCATCACCAGACCAGGAGCTGAACCCATCTGTGCTCCCAGCTGCACACAACACCGGTGGTTCACTTCCTGATCTGACCAACATCCAGTTCCCCCCTCCGCTCTCCACCCCGCTGGACCCGGAGGACACCGTGGCCTTCCCCTCCCTCAGCTCGTCCAACAGCACGGGCAGCCTGACCACCAACCTCATTCACCTGGGCATCAGCGCTGCCAGCCATG GGATCCCCACTTCCTCTCAGCCCACCATGACTGCAACGGCACAGCGCCGGCAACTACCCGTGGTGCCGCTCACTctcacctctgacctccatcTCCAACAGTCCCCACAGCAGCTTTCACCCACCCTCTCCTCACCTGTTAACATCACACAG GCCGTGCCAACCGAGTCGCTGACCCTGGAGCAGCAGCTCGCCCAGTACCCCCTGTTCAACCAGCTGACGGCTCAGGCCCAGGCTCAGCTGCTCAGCGACctccagaagcagcagcaggccctGTCACAGGGCATCCAGCTCATCACCTTGCCAACTCTGGCCTCCCCTGGTACAGCCACTGCCAGCAGCCCCTCCCCAGACAGTCAGAGCCAGACCACCGCCAGCATCAGTGTCAGCTCG cacATTCCTGTGGTGGGCAGCATATTCGGTGACTCCTTCTATGATCAGCAGTTGGCGTTGAGGCAGACCAATGCCCTCTCTCACCAG CTGGAGCAGTTCAACATGATCGAGAACCCCATCAGCTCCACCAGCCTTTACAACCAGTGCTCCACCCTCAACTACACACAAGCAGCCATGATGGGCCTCACTGGGAGCAGCCTACAGGACTCGCAGCAACTCGGCTACAGTAACCACACCAACATCCCCAACATCATCCTAACAG TCACAGGCGAGTCTCCGCCGAGCCTCTCCAAAGAGCTGACCAACTCTCTGGCGGGTGTTGGTGATGTCAGCTTCGACGCAGACTCTCAGTTTCCTCTGGATGAGCTGAAGATCGACCCGCTCACCCTGGACGGACTGCACATGCTCAATGACCCCGACATGGTGCTGGCAGACCCCGCCACCGAGGACACGTTCAGGATGGACAGGCTGTAA
- the crtc1b gene encoding CREB-regulated transcription coactivator 1b isoform X1, with product MASSNNPRKFSEKIALHNQKQAEETAAFEEVMKDLNITRAARLQLQKTQYLQLGQNRGQYYGGSLPNVNQIGNGNIDLPFQNSVLDTSRTTRHHGLVERVYRDRNRITSPHRRPLSVDKHGRQIDSCPYSSVYLSPPPDTSWRRTNSDSALHQSAMNPKPQEVFAGGSQELQPKRVLLLTVPGTENSESNADKDVQEQLWDDKKDDSSNPNTCDVPGINIFPSPDQELNPSVLPAAHNTGGSLPDLTNIQFPPPLSTPLDPEDTVAFPSLSSSNSTGSLTTNLIHLGISAASHGIPTSSQPTMTATAQRRQLPVVPLTLTSDLHLQQSPQQLSPTLSSPVNITQAVPTESLTLEQQLAQYPLFNQLTAQAQAQLLSDLQKQQQALSQGIQLITLPTLASPGTATASSPSPDSQSQTTASISVSSYRNQTGSPATQSPTSPVSNQGFSPGGSPQHIPVVGSIFGDSFYDQQLALRQTNALSHQLEQFNMIENPISSTSLYNQCSTLNYTQAAMMGLTGSSLQDSQQLGYSNHTNIPNIILTVTGESPPSLSKELTNSLAGVGDVSFDADSQFPLDELKIDPLTLDGLHMLNDPDMVLADPATEDTFRMDRL from the exons atgGCGTCCTCTAACAATCCTCGCAAATTTAGCGAAAAAATCGCTTTGCATAATCAGAAACAGGCGGAGGAGACTGCGGCGTTTGAAGAGGTGATGAAAGACCTGAACATCACCAGAGCTGCACGG TTGCAGTTACAGAAGACCCAGTATTTGCAACTAGGGCAGAATCGTGGACAGTACTATGGAGGCTCACTGCCCAATGTCAATCAGATTGGAAATGGCAACATTGACCTGCCTTTTCAG AACTCGGTGCTGGATACCAGCCGGACAACCAGGCACCACGGGCTGGTTGAGCGTGTTTACCGTGACCGTAACCGCATCACGTCTCCTCACCGCCGGCCGCTGTCAGTGGACAAACATGGGCGGCAg ATTGACAGCTGTCCTTACAGCTCAGTTTACCTCTCCCCACCACCAGACACCAGCTGGAGAAG GACAAATTCAGACTCTGCCTTACACCAGAGCGCCATGAATCCAAAGCCCCAGGAGGTGTTTGCAGGGGGATCACAGGAGCTGCAGCCTAAACGAG TACTGCTGCTAACAGTGCCTGGAACGGAGAATTCAGAGTCAAATGCAGACAAGGATGTGCAGGAACAGTTGTGGGATGACAAGAAG GATGATTCATCAAACCCCAACACGTGTGATGTCCCAGGAATCAA TATATTCCCATCACCAGACCAGGAGCTGAACCCATCTGTGCTCCCAGCTGCACACAACACCGGTGGTTCACTTCCTGATCTGACCAACATCCAGTTCCCCCCTCCGCTCTCCACCCCGCTGGACCCGGAGGACACCGTGGCCTTCCCCTCCCTCAGCTCGTCCAACAGCACGGGCAGCCTGACCACCAACCTCATTCACCTGGGCATCAGCGCTGCCAGCCATG GGATCCCCACTTCCTCTCAGCCCACCATGACTGCAACGGCACAGCGCCGGCAACTACCCGTGGTGCCGCTCACTctcacctctgacctccatcTCCAACAGTCCCCACAGCAGCTTTCACCCACCCTCTCCTCACCTGTTAACATCACACAG GCCGTGCCAACCGAGTCGCTGACCCTGGAGCAGCAGCTCGCCCAGTACCCCCTGTTCAACCAGCTGACGGCTCAGGCCCAGGCTCAGCTGCTCAGCGACctccagaagcagcagcaggccctGTCACAGGGCATCCAGCTCATCACCTTGCCAACTCTGGCCTCCCCTGGTACAGCCACTGCCAGCAGCCCCTCCCCAGACAGTCAGAGCCAGACCACCGCCAGCATCAGTGTCAGCTCG TACCGCAATCAGACTGGCTCACCAGCCACTCAGTCTCCAACCTCCCCAGTCTCCAATCAAGGCTTCTCCCCCGGCGGCTCGCCTCAA cacATTCCTGTGGTGGGCAGCATATTCGGTGACTCCTTCTATGATCAGCAGTTGGCGTTGAGGCAGACCAATGCCCTCTCTCACCAG CTGGAGCAGTTCAACATGATCGAGAACCCCATCAGCTCCACCAGCCTTTACAACCAGTGCTCCACCCTCAACTACACACAAGCAGCCATGATGGGCCTCACTGGGAGCAGCCTACAGGACTCGCAGCAACTCGGCTACAGTAACCACACCAACATCCCCAACATCATCCTAACAG TCACAGGCGAGTCTCCGCCGAGCCTCTCCAAAGAGCTGACCAACTCTCTGGCGGGTGTTGGTGATGTCAGCTTCGACGCAGACTCTCAGTTTCCTCTGGATGAGCTGAAGATCGACCCGCTCACCCTGGACGGACTGCACATGCTCAATGACCCCGACATGGTGCTGGCAGACCCCGCCACCGAGGACACGTTCAGGATGGACAGGCTGTAA
- the crtc1b gene encoding CREB-regulated transcription coactivator 1b isoform X4 encodes MASSNNPRKFSEKIALHNQKQAEETAAFEEVMKDLNITRAARNSVLDTSRTTRHHGLVERVYRDRNRITSPHRRPLSVDKHGRQIDSCPYSSVYLSPPPDTSWRRTNSDSALHQSAMNPKPQEVFAGGSQELQPKRVLLLTVPGTENSESNADKDVQEQLWDDKKDDSSNPNTCDVPGINIFPSPDQELNPSVLPAAHNTGGSLPDLTNIQFPPPLSTPLDPEDTVAFPSLSSSNSTGSLTTNLIHLGISAASHGIPTSSQPTMTATAQRRQLPVVPLTLTSDLHLQQSPQQLSPTLSSPVNITQAVPTESLTLEQQLAQYPLFNQLTAQAQAQLLSDLQKQQQALSQGIQLITLPTLASPGTATASSPSPDSQSQTTASISVSSYRNQTGSPATQSPTSPVSNQGFSPGGSPQHIPVVGSIFGDSFYDQQLALRQTNALSHQLEQFNMIENPISSTSLYNQCSTLNYTQAAMMGLTGSSLQDSQQLGYSNHTNIPNIILTVTGESPPSLSKELTNSLAGVGDVSFDADSQFPLDELKIDPLTLDGLHMLNDPDMVLADPATEDTFRMDRL; translated from the exons atgGCGTCCTCTAACAATCCTCGCAAATTTAGCGAAAAAATCGCTTTGCATAATCAGAAACAGGCGGAGGAGACTGCGGCGTTTGAAGAGGTGATGAAAGACCTGAACATCACCAGAGCTGCACGG AACTCGGTGCTGGATACCAGCCGGACAACCAGGCACCACGGGCTGGTTGAGCGTGTTTACCGTGACCGTAACCGCATCACGTCTCCTCACCGCCGGCCGCTGTCAGTGGACAAACATGGGCGGCAg ATTGACAGCTGTCCTTACAGCTCAGTTTACCTCTCCCCACCACCAGACACCAGCTGGAGAAG GACAAATTCAGACTCTGCCTTACACCAGAGCGCCATGAATCCAAAGCCCCAGGAGGTGTTTGCAGGGGGATCACAGGAGCTGCAGCCTAAACGAG TACTGCTGCTAACAGTGCCTGGAACGGAGAATTCAGAGTCAAATGCAGACAAGGATGTGCAGGAACAGTTGTGGGATGACAAGAAG GATGATTCATCAAACCCCAACACGTGTGATGTCCCAGGAATCAA TATATTCCCATCACCAGACCAGGAGCTGAACCCATCTGTGCTCCCAGCTGCACACAACACCGGTGGTTCACTTCCTGATCTGACCAACATCCAGTTCCCCCCTCCGCTCTCCACCCCGCTGGACCCGGAGGACACCGTGGCCTTCCCCTCCCTCAGCTCGTCCAACAGCACGGGCAGCCTGACCACCAACCTCATTCACCTGGGCATCAGCGCTGCCAGCCATG GGATCCCCACTTCCTCTCAGCCCACCATGACTGCAACGGCACAGCGCCGGCAACTACCCGTGGTGCCGCTCACTctcacctctgacctccatcTCCAACAGTCCCCACAGCAGCTTTCACCCACCCTCTCCTCACCTGTTAACATCACACAG GCCGTGCCAACCGAGTCGCTGACCCTGGAGCAGCAGCTCGCCCAGTACCCCCTGTTCAACCAGCTGACGGCTCAGGCCCAGGCTCAGCTGCTCAGCGACctccagaagcagcagcaggccctGTCACAGGGCATCCAGCTCATCACCTTGCCAACTCTGGCCTCCCCTGGTACAGCCACTGCCAGCAGCCCCTCCCCAGACAGTCAGAGCCAGACCACCGCCAGCATCAGTGTCAGCTCG TACCGCAATCAGACTGGCTCACCAGCCACTCAGTCTCCAACCTCCCCAGTCTCCAATCAAGGCTTCTCCCCCGGCGGCTCGCCTCAA cacATTCCTGTGGTGGGCAGCATATTCGGTGACTCCTTCTATGATCAGCAGTTGGCGTTGAGGCAGACCAATGCCCTCTCTCACCAG CTGGAGCAGTTCAACATGATCGAGAACCCCATCAGCTCCACCAGCCTTTACAACCAGTGCTCCACCCTCAACTACACACAAGCAGCCATGATGGGCCTCACTGGGAGCAGCCTACAGGACTCGCAGCAACTCGGCTACAGTAACCACACCAACATCCCCAACATCATCCTAACAG TCACAGGCGAGTCTCCGCCGAGCCTCTCCAAAGAGCTGACCAACTCTCTGGCGGGTGTTGGTGATGTCAGCTTCGACGCAGACTCTCAGTTTCCTCTGGATGAGCTGAAGATCGACCCGCTCACCCTGGACGGACTGCACATGCTCAATGACCCCGACATGGTGCTGGCAGACCCCGCCACCGAGGACACGTTCAGGATGGACAGGCTGTAA
- the klhl26 gene encoding kelch-like protein 26: MAESDGGDFASKHPQSSMANKNSTLRCTFSAPTHSTTLLQGLSVLRAQGQLLDVVLAINEERFQVHRAVLAACSDYFRAMFTGGMRESNQDTIELKGLSARGLKHIIDFAYSAEVTLDLDCIQDVLGAAVFLQMVPVVELCEEFLKSAMSVETCLHIGQMATTFSLSSLKESVDAFTFRHFLQIAEEEDFLHIPMERLIFFLQSNKLKNCNEIDLFHAAIRWLQYDESRRAQASSVLCHVRFPLMRSSELVDSVQTVDIMVEDVLCRQYLLEAFNYQILPFRQHEMQSSRTAIRSDVMSLITFGGTPYTDNDRTVSTKVYHLPDIASRQFKELTEMEAGCSHACVAVLDNFVYVVGGQHLQYRSGEGAVDSCYRYDPHLSQWLRIQPMQEARIQFQLNVLHGQLYATGGRNRSGSLSSVECYCPKKNEWTYVEPLKRRIWGHAGTPCGEKLYISGGYGVSLDDKKTLHCYDPASDQWDFRAPMNEPRVLHAMISTRDRVYALGGRMDHVDRCFDVLAVEYYIPENDQWTTVSPMRAGQSEAGCCLLDRKIYIIGGYNWHLNNVTSIVQVYNTETDEWERDLHFPESFAGIACTPIIIPQNTTQR, from the exons ATGGCGGAGTCGGATGGCGGGGATTTCGCTTCGAAACATCCACAGAGCAG taTGGCTAACAAGAATAGCACCCTGCGCTGCACATTCTCAGCCCCAACCCACAGCACCACCCTCCTCCAGGGCCTGTCGGTCTTGCGAGCTCAGGGCCAACTACTTGACGTTGTGCTGGCCATCAATGAGGAGCGTTTCCAGGTCCACAGAGCTGTGCTGGCCGCTTGTAGTGATTACTTCAG AGCAATGTTTACCGGTGGCATGAGGGAGTCAAATCAAGATACCATTGAGCTTAAGGGCTTGTCCGCCCGCGGCCTGAAACATATCATTGACTTTGCCTACAGTGCAGAAGTCACTTTAGACTTGGACTGTATTCAAGATGTCCTTGGTGCAGCTGTGTTTCTCCAGATGGTTCCAGTTGTGGAGCTCTGCGAGGAGTTCCTCAAGTCAGCGATGAGTGTGGAGACCTGCCTGCACATCGGCCAGATGGCCACCACCTTCAGCCTGTCTTCCCTCAAGGAGTCGGTGGATGCCTTCACCTTCCGTCACTTCCTCCAAattgcagaggaggaggactttcTGCACATCCCCATGGAGCGCCTCATCTTCTTCCTGCAGAGCAACAAACTGAAGAACTGTAATGAGATCGACCTCTTCCATGCTGCCATCAGGTGGCTGCAGTATGACGAGTCTCGCCGGGCTCAAGCCAGCAGTGTCCTGTGCCATGTGCGCTTCCCACTCATGCGCTCCTCAGAGCTGGTGGACAGCGTTCAGACAGTGGACATCATGGTGGAAGACGTGCTGTGCCGCCAATACCTCCTTGAGGCCTTCAACTACCAGATTCTTCCCTTCCGACAGCATGAGATGCAGTCTTCGCGGACAGCCATACGTTCTGACGTCATGTCACTCATCACCTTTGGCGGGACTCCATACACTGACAACGACCGCACGGTGAGCACCAAGGTGTACCATCTCCCTGACATCGCTTCCCGCCAGTTCAAAGAGCTGACAGAGATGGAGGCGGGGTGCAGCCACGCTTGTGTGGCCGTACTTGATAATTTTGTGTATGTCGTTGGTGGACAGCACTTGCAGTACCGCAGTGGCGAGGGGGCAGTAGACAGCTGCTATCGCTACGACCCGCATCTGAGCCAGTGGCTGCGCATCCAACCCATGCAGGAGGCTCGTATCCAGTTTCAGCTCAACGTGCTGCATGGACAGCTATACGCCACTGGAGGGCGCAATCGATCTGGCAGTCTGTCATCTGTAGAGTGTTACTGCCCGAAGAAGAACGAGTGGACTTATGTGGAGCCGTTAAAACGCAGGATTTGGGGTCATGCAGGGACTCCCTGTGGAGAGAAGCTGTATATCTCAGGGGGTTATGGCGTCTCGTTGGATGACAAGAAGACTCTCCACTGCTACGACCCAGCGTCAGACCAATGGGACTTCAGAGCTCCCATGAACGAACCCAGAGTGCTGCATGCCATGATCAGCACCAGGGACCGGGTTTATGCTCTGGGCGGTCGCATGGATCACGTGGACCGTTGTTTCGACGTGCTGGCGGTCGAGTATTACATTCCAGAGAACGACCAGTGGACCACCGTCAGTCCCATGAGAGCAGGGCAGTCTGAGGCAGGCTGCTGTTTACTGGACAGGAAGATCTACATCATCGGGGGCTACAACTGGCACCTGAACAATGTCACGAGCATTGTGCAGGTgtacaacacagagacagatgagtgGGAGAGGGATTTGCACTTCCCAGAATCCTTCGCTGGCATCGCTTGTACACCGATTATAATTCCACAAAACACCACACAACGCTAA
- the crtc1b gene encoding CREB-regulated transcription coactivator 1b isoform X2, translating into MASSNNPRKFSEKIALHNQKQAEETAAFEEVMKDLNITRAARLQLQKTQYLQLGQNRGQYYGGSLPNVNQIGNGNIDLPFQNSVLDTSRTTRHHGLVERVYRDRNRITSPHRRPLSVDKHGRQIDSCPYSSVYLSPPPDTSWRRTNSDSALHQSAMNPKPQEVFAGGSQELQPKRVPGTENSESNADKDVQEQLWDDKKDDSSNPNTCDVPGINIFPSPDQELNPSVLPAAHNTGGSLPDLTNIQFPPPLSTPLDPEDTVAFPSLSSSNSTGSLTTNLIHLGISAASHGIPTSSQPTMTATAQRRQLPVVPLTLTSDLHLQQSPQQLSPTLSSPVNITQAVPTESLTLEQQLAQYPLFNQLTAQAQAQLLSDLQKQQQALSQGIQLITLPTLASPGTATASSPSPDSQSQTTASISVSSYRNQTGSPATQSPTSPVSNQGFSPGGSPQHIPVVGSIFGDSFYDQQLALRQTNALSHQLEQFNMIENPISSTSLYNQCSTLNYTQAAMMGLTGSSLQDSQQLGYSNHTNIPNIILTVTGESPPSLSKELTNSLAGVGDVSFDADSQFPLDELKIDPLTLDGLHMLNDPDMVLADPATEDTFRMDRL; encoded by the exons atgGCGTCCTCTAACAATCCTCGCAAATTTAGCGAAAAAATCGCTTTGCATAATCAGAAACAGGCGGAGGAGACTGCGGCGTTTGAAGAGGTGATGAAAGACCTGAACATCACCAGAGCTGCACGG TTGCAGTTACAGAAGACCCAGTATTTGCAACTAGGGCAGAATCGTGGACAGTACTATGGAGGCTCACTGCCCAATGTCAATCAGATTGGAAATGGCAACATTGACCTGCCTTTTCAG AACTCGGTGCTGGATACCAGCCGGACAACCAGGCACCACGGGCTGGTTGAGCGTGTTTACCGTGACCGTAACCGCATCACGTCTCCTCACCGCCGGCCGCTGTCAGTGGACAAACATGGGCGGCAg ATTGACAGCTGTCCTTACAGCTCAGTTTACCTCTCCCCACCACCAGACACCAGCTGGAGAAG GACAAATTCAGACTCTGCCTTACACCAGAGCGCCATGAATCCAAAGCCCCAGGAGGTGTTTGCAGGGGGATCACAGGAGCTGCAGCCTAAACGAG TGCCTGGAACGGAGAATTCAGAGTCAAATGCAGACAAGGATGTGCAGGAACAGTTGTGGGATGACAAGAAG GATGATTCATCAAACCCCAACACGTGTGATGTCCCAGGAATCAA TATATTCCCATCACCAGACCAGGAGCTGAACCCATCTGTGCTCCCAGCTGCACACAACACCGGTGGTTCACTTCCTGATCTGACCAACATCCAGTTCCCCCCTCCGCTCTCCACCCCGCTGGACCCGGAGGACACCGTGGCCTTCCCCTCCCTCAGCTCGTCCAACAGCACGGGCAGCCTGACCACCAACCTCATTCACCTGGGCATCAGCGCTGCCAGCCATG GGATCCCCACTTCCTCTCAGCCCACCATGACTGCAACGGCACAGCGCCGGCAACTACCCGTGGTGCCGCTCACTctcacctctgacctccatcTCCAACAGTCCCCACAGCAGCTTTCACCCACCCTCTCCTCACCTGTTAACATCACACAG GCCGTGCCAACCGAGTCGCTGACCCTGGAGCAGCAGCTCGCCCAGTACCCCCTGTTCAACCAGCTGACGGCTCAGGCCCAGGCTCAGCTGCTCAGCGACctccagaagcagcagcaggccctGTCACAGGGCATCCAGCTCATCACCTTGCCAACTCTGGCCTCCCCTGGTACAGCCACTGCCAGCAGCCCCTCCCCAGACAGTCAGAGCCAGACCACCGCCAGCATCAGTGTCAGCTCG TACCGCAATCAGACTGGCTCACCAGCCACTCAGTCTCCAACCTCCCCAGTCTCCAATCAAGGCTTCTCCCCCGGCGGCTCGCCTCAA cacATTCCTGTGGTGGGCAGCATATTCGGTGACTCCTTCTATGATCAGCAGTTGGCGTTGAGGCAGACCAATGCCCTCTCTCACCAG CTGGAGCAGTTCAACATGATCGAGAACCCCATCAGCTCCACCAGCCTTTACAACCAGTGCTCCACCCTCAACTACACACAAGCAGCCATGATGGGCCTCACTGGGAGCAGCCTACAGGACTCGCAGCAACTCGGCTACAGTAACCACACCAACATCCCCAACATCATCCTAACAG TCACAGGCGAGTCTCCGCCGAGCCTCTCCAAAGAGCTGACCAACTCTCTGGCGGGTGTTGGTGATGTCAGCTTCGACGCAGACTCTCAGTTTCCTCTGGATGAGCTGAAGATCGACCCGCTCACCCTGGACGGACTGCACATGCTCAATGACCCCGACATGGTGCTGGCAGACCCCGCCACCGAGGACACGTTCAGGATGGACAGGCTGTAA